A region from the Deltaproteobacteria bacterium genome encodes:
- a CDS encoding cupin domain-containing protein yields MADTPVTAEDEVKERVAYISPYEQWKKDEGLPTYRGLAIKDVNAVELAPWKSSGTGLAAFLNLEGTGGFNDSYIAEIPPGKSLKAHRHLFEETIYILKGQGATSVWIDPARKETFEWQEGSYFAIPMNAWHEHHNASGLDSARYIAMTSAPRVIDTFNNYEFVFENPFVFKDRYNSEEGYFKQAAPAQQWATNFVADVRVCETYSGGFDRGGGARSTVFRMVKQTVKSHVSHWGVGAYKKAHRHGPGIHVLIIRGTGYSILWHENKPLERVEWGPGSVFVPPEMWFHQHFNGSAEPVFFLAIGWGSDKPKAGGKAYVYKSVKEGGDQIEYDDEDPQIHAEFEIAMKSAGARCKMDYHPHCTMK; encoded by the coding sequence ATGGCAGACACACCAGTCACGGCGGAAGATGAAGTTAAAGAGCGGGTCGCTTACATCTCGCCCTACGAGCAATGGAAAAAAGACGAAGGGCTACCGACCTATCGTGGTTTGGCGATCAAGGATGTCAACGCAGTCGAGTTGGCGCCCTGGAAATCGAGCGGCACCGGCTTGGCGGCGTTTCTCAATTTAGAAGGCACCGGCGGCTTCAACGATTCCTACATCGCCGAAATCCCGCCGGGGAAATCGCTCAAGGCGCACCGCCATTTATTCGAAGAAACGATTTACATACTCAAAGGCCAGGGCGCCACTTCGGTGTGGATCGATCCTGCTCGCAAAGAGACCTTCGAGTGGCAAGAGGGCAGCTATTTCGCGATCCCGATGAACGCTTGGCATGAACATCATAACGCGTCCGGTTTGGATTCGGCGCGCTACATCGCCATGACCAGCGCGCCGCGGGTGATCGACACGTTCAACAACTATGAATTCGTCTTCGAGAATCCGTTTGTCTTCAAAGACCGTTACAACTCCGAAGAGGGTTACTTCAAGCAGGCCGCGCCGGCGCAGCAGTGGGCGACCAACTTCGTCGCCGACGTGCGCGTGTGCGAGACTTACTCCGGCGGTTTCGACCGCGGCGGCGGCGCCAGGAGCACGGTGTTCCGCATGGTCAAGCAGACGGTGAAGTCTCACGTCTCCCACTGGGGCGTGGGTGCTTATAAAAAAGCGCACCGCCATGGCCCGGGCATCCACGTGTTGATCATTCGCGGCACCGGCTACTCGATCTTGTGGCATGAAAATAAACCGTTGGAGCGCGTCGAATGGGGGCCGGGCAGCGTGTTCGTGCCGCCGGAAATGTGGTTTCATCAACATTTCAACGGCAGCGCCGAGCCGGTGTTCTTTCTCGCCATCGGCTGGGGCAGCGACAAACCCAAGGCCGGCGGCAAGGCCTACGTTTATAAGAGCGTCAAAGAAGGCGGCGATCAGATCGAGTACGACGATGAAGATCCGCAGATCCACGCCGAATTCGAAATCGCGATGAAAAGCGCCGGCGCGCGCTGCAAGATGGATTATCATCCGCACTGCACGATGAAGTG